The Balearica regulorum gibbericeps isolate bBalReg1 chromosome 5, bBalReg1.pri, whole genome shotgun sequence genome window below encodes:
- the LOC104633991 gene encoding prolactin-releasing peptide receptor-like gives MEKQHQLQESRSMAHSQLPNDSWQNGSAPLFTGLDLLLELKPLFIPLYATLVAVACTGNLFLILLIALTKKLHCTTNFLIGNLAAADFIMCLACVPLTVSYAFEVRGWLFGMFMCYFVTLMQATTVFVSVLSLTAIAIDRYVVVAYPIRRRISRRSCICLVACIWLLSIMASVPTSLHTHYLDLNTIGHDMIICEEFWKHEERERLLYSCLMLLLSYMLPLLAVSVSFCAITYHLRRRNVPGAAYPCQDKWTKTKQKTFRVLTVSVVCFAICWLPLQVVNFIRDIDEEFTILDKRYVNVIQVSCHLIAMSSACYNPFIYASLHDKFWFHLSSYFYRKKKSSSVMSCKASRFNTCSTLADAPTGVLDKIALQTRFS, from the coding sequence ATGGAGAAGCAGCATCAGCTGCAGGAGAGCCGTAGCATGGCTCACAGTCAGCTGCCCAACGACTCCTGGCAGAACGGCTCAGCCCCTCTCTTCACCGGCCTGGACCTCCTCCTGGAGCTGAAGCCCCTCTTCATCCCGCTCTACGCCACGCTGGTGGCAGTGGCGTGCACGGGGAacctcttcctcatcctcctcatcGCCCTCACCAAGAAGCTGCACTGCACCACCAATTTCCTGATCGGGAACCTGGCGGCGGCCGACTTCATCATGTGCCTCGCCTGCGTCCCCCTCACCGTCTCCTACGCCTTCGAGGTGCGGGGCTGGCTCTTCGGGATGTTCATGTGCTACTTTGTCACCTTGATGCAGGCCACCACCGTCTTCGTCTCAGTGCTGTCCCTCACCGCCATCGCCATCGACCGGTACGTTGTGGTGGCGTACCCTATTCGCAGGAGGATAAGCCGCAGGTCCTGCATCTGCCTCGTGGCCTGCATTTGGTTACTCTCCATCATGGCCTCTGTTCCCACGTCACTGCACACCCACTACTTGGATCTCAACACCATCGGCCACGACATGATCATCTGTGAAGAGTTTTGGAAGCACGAAGAGAGAGAGCGGCTGCTGTACTCGTGCTTGATGCTCCTCTTGTCCTACATGCTCCCGCTTTTGGCGGTATCGGTCTCCTTCTGTGCCATCACCTACCACCTGCGGAGGAGGAATGTCCCGGGCGCTGCCTATCCCTGCCAAGACAAATGGACCAAAACGAAGCAGAAGACCTTCCGGGTGCTCACCGTCTCGGTGGTGTGCTTTGCTATCTGCTGGCTGCCCCTCCAGGTGGTGAACTTCATCAGAGACATCGACGAGGAGTTCACTATCCTGGACAAGAGGTACGTCAATGTCATCCAGGTCTCCTGTCACCTGATTGCCATGAGCTCTGCCTGCTACAACCCTTTCATCTACGCCTCCCTCCACGACAAGTTCTGGTTCCACCTCAGCAGCTACTTCTACCGCAAGAAGAAGAGCTCCAGCGTTATGTCCTGCAAGGCTTCTCGATTCAATACCTGCTCCACCCTGGCAGATGCTCCTACCGGGGTCTTGGATAAGATAGCTTTGCAAACGAGGTTCTCTTAA